A segment of the Eleutherodactylus coqui strain aEleCoq1 chromosome 6, aEleCoq1.hap1, whole genome shotgun sequence genome:
CATGGTCAATGACGTCCTTATGTGAGTGGACCCAACCAAGGCCATGAGAACACACAAGTATAGAACCACCATCAGTGtgcagtgccttgttgacaactgggatcTGTGCCACACATCAACTCTACTATCAGCACGAAACAAGTGGTACCGTGACTCATCAGACCATCGTAGTTGTCAGTCCTCTAGACGTCAGTTATGAATCGCACAAGCCCAGATGAGGTGCTGTGTCTTGTGGCGGGTCTTCtacatgtggggcctcctgcattgaatgcGGATGAGATTTATGCCAAAGCCGCTTGTCTATTCGCACGGACAACTCTAGCCAGATACCGCTGGTCATGACCATTAAGCACCCGTGGGTGGCCCCCgtgctgtccactgtgggtggtaatgccttcaataCCAGTACATACACGACACTGTGGATCAAGGAACATTAGATGCCCACACAACTTTAGAAATGGGATGCCCCATCAGTCTGGCACCCACTGTCACACCTTACTCTCAAACTCCAATAATAATACTTCACATTGCCTCACCATGAGCCGATGGTCAACTCACTCACAAAATAACGTCTCCCACCTTTACAGGTGTGGGCGTTCTGAGCATCACCAGAAGCAACATCACTTCGTCATCAATTTACAtattgctatcccatgacttttggcaggtcagtgtgaagaaaaagaaaaaagccatCACATGGTACAACGTTGCTGATTACAGGATGTCAGGCGcctgctgttcctaatgcagcgaTCGTTCAGAGTACATAACTAAAATGCTAGGCAAACATTCCATGTAGGACTCCAAAAAGCTGGGTAACAACACCCATGTGAGCTGCTAAATTAGTTGTCACTCATCCAATTCCAAAAACAGGCATGATCAAAACAAGCTGATGAGAGATTTTGCAGATTTGCGGGGTTTTTATAAGGAAATATGGCAGCTTTCTTCCCAAACCAGCAACACTCCTGCCTACAGGTTggttgtggtattgcagctttgcctccattcaccagcaGCAGCCTACAGACAAGAAGTGTCGCCATTTCAGCTTTTATTTCCactctttaaaataaataaatcttggtatttgtatagcgccaacttattccgcagcgctttcaggtaattattacttattaccccccaccaagctgggttgtcattttaccaacctcggaaggatgaaaggctgagtcaaccttgagccggctacctgaatcaagcggggattgaacttgcaaccttcaggacgTAGTTGAGAGCTCACACTCTGAATTTTAAATATAGCGAGACGTTCCCCAACCGTGAGAAAATGAGTTCTCTTGTATATCTTTCTGCTTGGGCCCACCCGACTGTGAAACCCATCTGGGACCACACGGGCCGATTACCATTGGAATGTCCGCAGCGAGCGTTCCGCTGCAGATCAgcaccatttggtgcaggttttaACGCAAACTCCtgtgtggaattcaccccctcattgaggagAGGCGAAATCCGCAGCGGAGATGGTGATAAAACCGATATGCTGCGTAATGGAATTCCAAACCGTAAGTCGATTTCCGCATGGGTTTAGTTTGAGTTATTTCAAAATCTCGTccgctttgctgctactgtaaatgccgtgaAACCtgcgcacggaaattccaccccCGTGTGGACCCCACCTAAAACAAAGCTTTTCAGCAATTCAAGTGACCTTCAGGtcctgggcaaacaaagatggccgcaccactttaACTACCTGATGCATTAGCATGAAGGCTTAGTCAGATGTCCGTAGGCGTGACTACGCTGGGCAGCACGGGGTATAGTTGGGCTTGAATGAGggagttttttttctcccttaccaacagttcaaactccgcaccagagtgcagaagagcttttttttttttcaaagaggcAGGAAGACAGCGGCTGCCCGATCTCTAAAGCATGGGGTATttactacgtgcaggaaagagAGAGCCGGGAACAGgggtggtgaaaacgaaaccactgaaattccatagagatcagtggtttcgttttgttctGTTCTACGGCTGTGATTATCAGGGCCATATAAGGGCCGAAGACCGCGcttgtctgaatccgccctaagaGCCCTTTTACGCGAGTGCCATAAATCGTTCCGATCCAGCAGGAATCAGAACGACTATCATTGGGTGTAAAGGCATTCATTGGGTGTAAAAGCATTCCCCTGACTGAACGAGAATTCGTTCACTTCTCTGCGAAGAGAAAACTGAACAtatcggcccgtgtgaacaggcagttggtcactcaggaacaactgcctgtttactgagaaTAGAGGCAGGTGGGTAGAACGCTCCTTGGCCCTCTCAGTCTCCATTCACAGGAACGATCAGTTAGACCGTCCCaacagatcgtcccgtgtaaacgggcCCTGAGACACTACACACTGTTGTAGATCTGACTGGCCAGTTCTGCgcacatgtagtgtcttagacaacCAATGCAccgtgtgcatcaggcagtcagagaagcggtgcagccatctttgtccaagactgaagggtcactttaatgttACCGTAAAGTGCCGGCGCACCATGAATGCGGATCTGCGCCCAACTGTCTAAACATTAGTCCCATGTATATAGTCGTTCACTTGGCATTTCACTGTTAGAGCTTAAACACACAACCGCGTCtgcagagctttttttttcatgaaaatcACAGCCGTAAAAACTGGATCAACTAAActgttgattttaatggtttactTTTCACTTGCGCGATTCTCAAGAATACTACGCGTGGGTAAACAGAGGTCTTGCTGtatctttcagcttttttttttcttaaaggggttgtcccgcgccgaaacgtttttttgttttttttttaaccccccccccccccccgttcggcgcgagacaaccccgatgcaggggttaaaaaaacaacccgcacagcgcttacctgaatcccggcggtccggcgtcttcatactcacctgctgaagatggccgccgggatcctctgtctccgtggaccgcagggcttctgtgcggtccattgccgattccagcctcctgattggctggaatcggcacgtgacggggcggagctacacggagccccatagagaacaggagaagacctggactgcgcaagcgcggctaatttggccatcggaggccgaaaattagttggctccatgggaacgaggacgccagcaacggagcaggtaagtgaaaaactttttataacttctgtatggctcataattaatgcacaatgtacattacaaagtgcattaatatggccatacagaagtgtatagacccacttgctgccgcgggacaacccctttaagtgcaatagcacagagtttgaatagttaaaaaaaacacgattTCACTGGTTTGTGCGTAAAAACATTCTGTTGCAGAGAATGCGTTTACGCATGCGCTgtgtgtttaacccctttaactacatgcactgaaaaaacatttttcttctttacaaCTTTTAACCAGCTGCTGTTGACAGATCTGATATTCTTATGTCGCCGTTTGGTGatttaggcccctttcacacgggcgacagcgattttgctgcaagaaaatgtGTGTTTCTTCCCGCGATCTttcagcgatatcgctgcttttttgtgAGAATAACCCTGCACGGCGGCCGCTTGTAATAAAATCCAAAGATTTTTtattgtgaaagtcaataggactttctaatgttgaaaaaacGTATTACaccaaaaatcgcaagttcgtgcgacgCAATAAacaaggagacttaaaggggttgtctcgcggcagcaagtgggggtatacacttctgtatggccatattaatgcactttgtaatgtacatcgtgcattaaatatgagccatacagaagttattcacttaccccctccggtgttggcgtccccgtctccatggcgccgaccgaagccttcttctgcctggattagacgtgcttgcgctgtctgcttcttctgtcccgctgaaggggccgctccggcgtactcgcgccgcacaggtcttctgcgcatgcgacagaagaaggcagactgcgcaagcgcgtctaatccaggcagaaggcggcttcggtcggcgccatggagacggggacgccaacaccggagggggtaagtgtataacttctgtatggccaatatttaatgcgcgatgtacattacaaagtgcattaatatggccatacagaagtgctgaaccccacttgctttcgcgggacaacccctttaatgaggaaacatgggctacaaaaaaaaaacaccacaaactaTAAAAcacgccgcaatttttttcccataagATAGCATTAGAGAAAACACTGCTAAtatgggcttcacatacctgCGTTTTCtcgcgctgtcgcatcgcagcaaaaaataaataaataaataaatacaaacgaTTTTCACCCGTGTGAAGGGAGCTTTAGACGGAAAAATGTGTCCTGACCCTCAGATAATGAGTCAAGCTACTTTGGGTGTTCCTACAAAATCACATAGTATGAAGATAACTTATAAGGCAGGTCGGCGGCTCCGTCGCAGATCCGGACCAAAATACCgtggcgaaaaaaaaacaaaaaacaaacgctgcgtgtagcgctttttcttctgttcacAAGCTGGGCAGCTGTGAGGAaggcgggcggaccccattatagtcagtggggtctctCTGGCACTGTTCGGTACTGTCCAGAGGCAAAAAGCCGTTCAGcaacggggattcccctttcctgctccccaaatgcagcaggaaaccagaatccccattgcaggtgtgaaaacacccttagATCAGCAGCCAGCCTGCTTGTTGACAGTCTCCTATAGTAAAACGTGAACCAGAGAGTAGAAGGCGAGTAAGAGAAGCAAAATGAAGACAGTTATTATATTTATCAATATATTGATTCCTTAcagaaaaaatctaaataaaaacttCTATAGGTGGCTGATCCCCCTTATAAAGTCACATTCAGTATTTGTGGCACAGCTCTTTGGTGATAGCCCACAGGATGATAGGTTGTCGTCAGCGACTTCGAAAGCTGAactgttaaaagttaaaaaaataaaataaaaatattagataccctttcacagtggtgacttaaaTTAAAAGATACAATTTTTATTTAGAACTTGTTAAAATACAcacataggggcacaacacataaaaaaaaaaaaaaaaatgtaaggggCGTGGTGtaaaccatccaaccacaccgtcactaaaggtAAGTGTCCAATcacactgtgtgtgtgggtgtttgtaaTATCTGGTCACCAATGACCACAGAGTTTCTTGTCCTGCTTATTGCCAGTGGGGCATGGAGCAGGAGTGTGTTAGCACTCAGGGTATATGAGGTTTCATTATCCACggttgttatttatttattttttttttttgatgttatAAGGCCCACACACCGTAAGTGGGTTCAATTTTAGTGACTCATATATCCGTTTCTTCACAATTTTTACTAAGGAGGGTTGGAGGTGCGCAACCAAATCCTAAAATGAAGGCAAGCATTTTGCATCCagagctcattccctagcctaccatccggGCTACAGACACCagcttttgttatttttatcttgtatccatccttctCTTCTGTCAATTTTGACATTCTGGGAAAAGAAACTTGGGCGGGTATCTTCAGACAAGCTCCTACACGTAATGGGCTAGTAAATCACTAGTCCATTTATGTGATAATTGAAGAAGTAGCAGACTTTTTATCGGGGGTTTTCTACGGAGGAGCAGGGGGCTTGTGCTTATCTCCTTTCCCCTTTTTTTGGGTGATACGTGTCCAGAATAGGCACAAGCACAAACACCTCTACGACACCGGAATAGCGCTCCAGTATGCATATcgcataggacgaaccggctgactaatctctggacagagacggattgctctaATACTACTCTACTTTACTCACAGGATATCACTGCATCCCTATATTCTATTCCTGTGAGTGTTAGAAGACTGAGCATATCCTGATTAGTCCCTGAAACCCCACGATAGACATTTGTACTTAATGTCACTTCGGGTCATTGagatacgctatctctggcaaatctcaaacTAATGCTTACGCTAATGAGAGAAATCTGGGTATTGAGAATACTATCCAGGCGATATCTGACCCTCTAAAAACCTGCTGCAATAACTGGCCCTCTAAAGATTAGGACACTCGTTTCTTTACCAATCGGTCCATTGAAGACCTCATAATATCGTCTATATTGTTCAATCCcaatttataatgctcctgatgatccacgcaaATTAAAGTGGTGAAACGCAACAAGCAACAAAATACGAGAAACAGCATACAAAAAGGGAATTTGAATCTTTTGGGTTGAGTATTCCTAAAACGACCCTTACTTATAGAGGGGAGGTTGTTTTATACTCTTGGGAGACTCTCTCAGAGGTTGTCATAATACATCCCTAGTAACCTCGGGAGATGCTCCTTATGATAAAGACCAATTCCGACTCTTCATTTTAGGATTTGGTTGCGCACCTCCAACCCTCCTTAGTAAAAATTGTGAAGAAACGGATATATGAGTCACTAAAATTGAACCCACTTACGGTGTGTGGGCCTTATAacatcaaaaaaaataaataaataaataacacccGGGGATAATCAAACCTCATATACCCCGAGTGCTAACACACTCCTGCTCCATGCCCGACTGGCAATAAGCAGGACAAGAAACTCTGTGGTCATTGGTGACCAGATAttacaaacacccacacacacagtgtgATTGGACACTTacctttagtgacggtgtggttggatggtttaCACCACGCcccttacatatttttttttttttttgttttatgtgttgtgcccctatgtgTGTATTTTAACAAGTTCTAAATAAAAATTGTATCTTTTAAtttaagtcaccactgtgaaagggcaaaTTTGAGTTAAACTTGGAGACTTTTactctgcctactctgtgaaataaaaatattagataaaaggatTCTGGGAAAACAACATGGCCGACATTACggtagtcacccagctttcctaggagTTTGAATGACTAATCTGCTTAGTTATGCTCCAATTTACTAAACTAAATCAGATTTGCCATTGAAGActcgaaaaaaaaaataggcaataAACCTTCTGGGAGCCATATTGATCACCACCCGCCATATCAGTCGCCACCCGGGCAACGTAAGAGGTCTTCACTTAAAAGGCGTCCCCAGGGCGGATGGGTGGAAGAATGCCGAAGGTTAGATAAAGGTTCATCAAATTCAGTGTATCAAGTCATCAGAAATCCACAACCTTCAGCTTCCGAGTTTCTGCTTCGCTCAGCGGTTCTTGTGCCAAAAGCTTATGGTGAAGTTTATGGTGTTTGCCGATCCCCAGTTTTGGCAAACCTCGGTTTAAGCCCTCTAATAAAACACAGGCCTTGCAGAGTCCCTGACTGGAGATGTAGCCGCACCGTGTGCAGGTTCCTTGCACGGGCATCCGGACGTCTTCCTTCACCGACAGGTTTTCCCCAGAGTGGATGATGTCCATGATGGCGCTGGGCCGGAGAGCCTCCAGATCTTTCAGGAAGGCGCGGGCGTGGCCCCGGTAGGCATTGGGGGAGTAGATACATTCGGTGGAAAAATAGTCCAGCTTCTTAAAGTAGGCGTAAAGCACGATCTCCTTCTCGTAGGCGTACTTCAGAGGCTTGCATCGCGGGATCGCGCCTTCACTGCCAGTGGTTATTGCTGTGCAGCGCCGTAACCGCGCAATATCTCCTCGGAGAAAATTCATCAGGACGGTTTCTGCAATGTCATCTGCGTTATGACCTGTCAGAAGAGGTAAAGAGCGAAGAGGTCACTTGAGAACCCTGGCTGTGATTTACTGCAGGCGTGCGGTCTGTTAGGGTGGTCTACAGTCTATCTACGGTACACAAGGCTACGTCTTCTCCTCGTCTTAAGGGCCCTTCCACCAAGGACTGTTGGGTGCTACAGCGTTAATCGCTCATGACTTCCTGCAGTAAATGGAGGTGTAGCGGGATGGAGATGGTTTCAGCCACCGGCTTCTATTCACAGTAAAAaggccttttctttttctttgcgcACATATTTACCCCTTAGTAactgccctatagtgtttttatgtcctgcaacTGAAGGACGTGTATAGAGGGAGATCGCGCTGCGTCCTCCCTCCATACATACATAGCGGGTGTCAgcagtttcttacagctgacacccacaggcaACAGCCCCGACAGGCTGCGCGGCCGATCTGGGGtgagagcagcatttaaatcccccgtacgctgtttgggggtcccgtacggccccccgcgatgaaattgcagggagccgtgcgggtgtcatggtagccaggggccttctgaaaggcaccaGGGCTGTCATGTGgcctgatagattgcctgtcagattgtagtatgatgtaatgctatggcattacatcatactgcaggagcgatcaaagcagcaagttgttgtcccctagggggactaaaagaaaatgtaaaattaaaatcaataacgttttactaattattttaaaaatatgtAATAGAAGTAAAAACACCTTTAGCCAGGTTTACAATAAAAGAacctaaataaaacaaaaatatttgtTATCGCTGCGTCCGAaaaaatccgatctatcaaagtaacgcattattttccTCGCACGGTAACCATtgtccgaaaaaaataaaaaataacgcaAGAAaggcgctt
Coding sequences within it:
- the CTU1 gene encoding cytoplasmic tRNA 2-thiolation protein 1 isoform X1, whose protein sequence is MLRSARMPVKCSSCDAQRAALRRPKTGHSVCKECFFHAFEEEVHHTIVSAKLFQPGEKVGIGASGGKDSTVLAHVLKVLNERYHYGLELILISVDEGISGYRDDSLETVKRNQQQYELPLKIVSYQELYGWTMDQIVKTVGLKNNCTFCGVFRRQALDRGAMMLGVNKICTGHNADDIAETVLMNFLRGDIARLRRCTAITTGSEGAIPRCKPLKYAYEKEIVLYAYFKKLDYFSTECIYSPNAYRGHARAFLKDLEALRPSAIMDIIHSGENLSVKEDVRMPVQGTCTRCGYISSQGLCKACVLLEGLNRGLPKLGIGKHHKLHHKLLAQEPLSEAETRKLKVVDF
- the CTU1 gene encoding cytoplasmic tRNA 2-thiolation protein 1 isoform X3, which gives rise to MPVKCSSCDAQRAALRRPKTGHSVCKECFFHAFEEEVHHTIVSAKLFQPGEKVGIGASGGKDSTVLAHVLKVLNERYHYGLELILISVDEGISGYRDDSLETVKRNQQQYELPLKIVSYQELYGWTMDQIVKTVGLKNNCTFCGVFRRQALDRGAMMLGVNKICTGHNADDIAETVLMNFLRGDIARLRRCTAITTGSEGAIPRCKPLKYAYEKEIVLYAYFKKLDYFSTECIYSPNAYRGHARAFLKDLEALRPSAIMDIIHSGENLSVKEDVRMPVQGTCTRCGYISSQGLCKACVLLEGLNRGLPKLGIGKHHKLHHKLLAQEPLSEAETRKLKVVDF
- the CTU1 gene encoding cytoplasmic tRNA 2-thiolation protein 1 isoform X2, giving the protein MRSARMPVKCSSCDAQRAALRRPKTGHSVCKECFFHAFEEEVHHTIVSAKLFQPGEKVGIGASGGKDSTVLAHVLKVLNERYHYGLELILISVDEGISGYRDDSLETVKRNQQQYELPLKIVSYQELYGWTMDQIVKTVGLKNNCTFCGVFRRQALDRGAMMLGVNKICTGHNADDIAETVLMNFLRGDIARLRRCTAITTGSEGAIPRCKPLKYAYEKEIVLYAYFKKLDYFSTECIYSPNAYRGHARAFLKDLEALRPSAIMDIIHSGENLSVKEDVRMPVQGTCTRCGYISSQGLCKACVLLEGLNRGLPKLGIGKHHKLHHKLLAQEPLSEAETRKLKVVDF